From Emcibacteraceae bacterium, the proteins below share one genomic window:
- a CDS encoding DHA2 family efflux MFS transporter permease subunit, which produces MSDVKTHSIVPNKAMLTGSVMLATIIQVLDTTIANVALPHMQGSLSATQDQITWVLTSYIVATAIMTLPTGWIAGRIGKKELFLISVTGFTISSVLCGIATSIDEMVLFRVIQGASGAALIPLSQSVLLDINPREKHGSAMAIWGVGVMVGPIIGPTLGGYLTEYYDWRYVFFINLPLGIICLLGISKFMPESERSDRPFDAFGFMMLALTIASIQLMLDRGQQEDWFNSYEIIAYTGATVAFFWMYIIHSRYAKNPFYHVEMFRDRNYVTASCFIFIVGIILLATLALLPPFLQNQMGYSVMSIGVLMAPRGVGTMFGMMIAGRLTQKVDPRKLVLIGMTLMAYSLYEMSEFTTFVPEQFIITTGITQGLGLGLVFVPLSTITFSTLDPKYRTEASSLFNLLRNMGSSIGVSIAVTLLGQSIQTNHSYLAENITDTTSRLPAYLMPQGIEASSAIFRLLDGVINNQAITIGYINDFYLMMWVVICAMPLVLLLSNPLKLNQAK; this is translated from the coding sequence ATGTCAGATGTGAAGACACATTCAATCGTTCCCAATAAAGCCATGCTGACCGGCTCAGTCATGCTGGCAACGATTATTCAGGTGCTGGACACCACCATTGCCAATGTGGCGCTGCCGCATATGCAGGGCAGTCTTTCCGCGACCCAGGATCAGATCACCTGGGTGCTGACATCCTATATTGTGGCGACCGCCATTATGACCCTCCCCACCGGCTGGATCGCCGGGAGGATCGGTAAAAAAGAACTTTTTCTGATCTCCGTAACCGGCTTTACCATTTCATCCGTATTATGCGGCATTGCCACATCCATTGATGAAATGGTTCTCTTTCGTGTGATACAGGGGGCAAGCGGTGCTGCCCTGATCCCGCTGTCGCAATCGGTCCTTTTGGATATTAATCCCCGTGAAAAACATGGCTCCGCCATGGCGATCTGGGGAGTTGGTGTGATGGTCGGCCCAATCATCGGCCCTACCCTTGGGGGGTATCTCACCGAATATTATGACTGGCGCTATGTGTTTTTCATCAATCTGCCGCTGGGGATAATCTGCTTGCTCGGCATTTCAAAATTTATGCCTGAATCCGAAAGAAGCGACCGGCCGTTTGATGCCTTCGGCTTTATGATGCTGGCGCTGACCATTGCCTCCATTCAGCTGATGCTGGACCGCGGTCAGCAGGAAGACTGGTTTAATTCCTATGAAATTATCGCCTATACCGGGGCAACAGTTGCATTTTTCTGGATGTATATCATTCATTCTCGTTACGCCAAAAACCCGTTTTATCATGTGGAAATGTTCCGGGACAGAAATTATGTGACCGCCTCCTGCTTTATCTTCATTGTCGGCATTATCCTGTTGGCAACGCTGGCCCTGCTGCCGCCGTTCCTTCAGAACCAGATGGGCTATTCGGTCATGAGCATCGGTGTGCTGATGGCACCGCGCGGCGTTGGCACCATGTTTGGCATGATGATTGCCGGACGGCTCACCCAAAAAGTGGACCCGCGTAAGCTCGTGCTGATCGGCATGACGCTGATGGCATATTCCCTTTATGAAATGAGCGAATTTACAACCTTTGTGCCAGAGCAGTTCATCATCACCACCGGCATCACCCAGGGCCTCGGCCTTGGTCTTGTTTTTGTGCCCTTAAGCACCATTACATTTTCGACCCTTGACCCGAAATACCGGACCGAAGCCTCAAGCCTTTTTAACCTGCTTAGGAATATGGGCAGCAGTATCGGGGTTTCCATCGCTGTCACCCTGCTGGGACAAAGCATCCAGACCAACCATTCGTATCTGGCGGAAAATATCACCGATACCACAAGTCGCCTGCCCGCTTACCTTATGCCTCAGGGGATCGAAGCGAGCTCTGCGATTTTTCGCCTGCTTGACGGGGTCATTAATAATCAGGCCATCACCATCGGCTATATCAATGACTTTTATCTGATGATGTGGGTGGTGATCTGCGCCATGCCGCTGGTGCTGCTCCTCAGCAACCCGCTCAAGCTTAATCAGGCAAAATAA
- the purB gene encoding adenylosuccinate lyase: MIPRYSREIMTTIWEPKTRFQIWFEIEAHACDALAELGVIPKESAKIIWEKGNFDIDRIDEIEREVKHDVIAFLTSLAEYIGPEARFVHQGMTSSDVLDTCLNVQLVRAADILIDDIEKLLTVVKRRAYEHKMDVCIGRSHGIHAEPVTFGLKMAEAYAEFDRNLQRLKNAREEIATCAISGAVGTFANIDPRVEEHVAKAMGLKAEPVSTQVIPRDRHAMFFCTLGVVASSIERLAVEIRHLQRTEVLEAEEFFSKGQKGSSAMPHKRNPILTENLTGLARLVRGMAIPAMENVALWHERDISHSSVERMIGPDATVTLDFALARLTGVMDKLVVYPENMIKNMDKLGGLHNSQRVLLALTQAGVSREDAYRLVQRNAMKVWEHGANFADELKADPEVSAKLSDAEIDDKFDLGYHTKHVDTIFKRVFGE, from the coding sequence ATGATTCCACGGTATTCGCGCGAAATAATGACCACAATTTGGGAACCGAAAACAAGATTCCAAATCTGGTTCGAGATTGAGGCCCACGCCTGTGACGCCCTCGCCGAACTTGGTGTGATCCCTAAGGAAAGTGCGAAAATCATCTGGGAAAAGGGCAATTTTGATATTGACCGCATTGATGAAATTGAACGCGAAGTAAAGCATGATGTGATCGCTTTCCTGACCTCCCTCGCTGAATATATCGGCCCTGAAGCCCGCTTTGTCCATCAGGGCATGACCTCGTCCGATGTGCTGGATACCTGCCTGAATGTTCAGCTGGTCCGCGCCGCCGATATATTGATTGATGATATTGAAAAGCTTCTTACCGTCGTTAAGCGTCGCGCCTATGAGCATAAAATGGATGTCTGCATCGGCCGCAGCCACGGCATCCATGCGGAACCCGTCACTTTCGGCCTTAAAATGGCGGAAGCCTACGCTGAATTTGACAGGAATTTGCAGCGCCTTAAAAATGCCCGCGAGGAAATCGCCACCTGCGCCATTTCCGGTGCCGTCGGCACCTTTGCCAATATTGACCCGCGGGTTGAGGAACATGTGGCCAAAGCCATGGGGCTTAAAGCTGAACCCGTTTCGACACAGGTGATCCCACGTGACCGCCATGCCATGTTCTTCTGCACGCTTGGTGTGGTCGCCAGCTCGATCGAACGACTGGCTGTTGAAATTCGCCACCTGCAACGGACGGAAGTATTGGAAGCGGAGGAATTTTTCTCAAAAGGGCAAAAGGGCTCCTCCGCCATGCCCCATAAACGTAACCCGATCCTGACTGAAAACCTGACCGGGCTTGCTCGTCTGGTGCGTGGTATGGCTATTCCGGCCATGGAAAATGTCGCCCTCTGGCACGAACGGGATATTTCTCATTCATCGGTTGAACGGATGATCGGCCCCGACGCCACCGTGACCCTTGATTTCGCCCTTGCCCGCTTGACCGGTGTGATGGATAAACTGGTGGTTTACCCTGAGAACATGATTAAGAACATGGACAAGCTCGGCGGCCTTCATAATTCGCAGCGGGTCCTGCTCGCCCTGACCCAGGCCGGTGTCAGCCGCGAAGATGCTTACCGCCTTGTGCAGCGAAACGCCATGAAGGTATGGGAACACGGCGCCAACTTCGCGGACGAGCTTAAAGCCGACCCCGAAGTCTCCGCCAAATTATCCGATGCCGAAATTGATGATAAATTCGATCTTGGCTACCATACCAAACATGTGGATACGATATTCAAAAGGGTGTTTGGGGAGTAA
- a CDS encoding DUF1476 domain-containing protein — MTQFNDREKAAENKFSHDKEIEFKATARRNKLLGQWAAGLMGFSGEAIDAYAREVIESDFDEAGDDDVYRKVKGDLAEAGVEQSEHQIRRQMDDLMVTAIAQVKAEVK, encoded by the coding sequence ATGACACAGTTTAATGATCGGGAAAAAGCCGCGGAAAATAAGTTTTCGCATGATAAGGAAATTGAATTTAAGGCAACGGCCCGCCGCAATAAACTGCTGGGTCAGTGGGCTGCCGGTCTTATGGGTTTTTCCGGCGAAGCGATTGACGCCTATGCCCGTGAAGTGATTGAAAGCGATTTTGATGAAGCCGGTGATGACGATGTTTACCGCAAAGTGAAAGGCGATCTCGCCGAAGCCGGCGTCGAGCAGTCCGAACACCAGATCCGCCGCCAGATGGACGACCTGATGGTCACCGCCATCGCACAGGTAAAAGCCGAAGTTAAATAA
- a CDS encoding phosphoribosylaminoimidazolesuccinocarboxamide synthase gives MSDKEKLYEGKAKILYKGSRPNTIIQYFKDDATAFNNVKKGTIAGKGIINNKITELVMTRLGQIGIATHFIERLSDREQLCHAVQIIPLEVIVRNTVAGTMAKKFGIEEGTRLSRPIIEFSLKDDDLGDPLIPENHILALEIATDEELIEILEATAKINDFLRGLFAGIGLELIDFKLEYGRFNGEDGEQYLVLADEFSPDNCRLWDFETREKMDKDRFRRDLGGEVEAYQEVARRLGISLETEDK, from the coding sequence ATGTCAGACAAAGAAAAGCTCTACGAAGGCAAGGCTAAAATTCTTTATAAAGGAAGCCGGCCGAACACCATCATTCAATATTTCAAGGATGATGCCACCGCGTTTAATAATGTAAAAAAAGGCACCATTGCCGGTAAGGGGATCATCAATAACAAGATCACCGAACTTGTCATGACCCGGCTTGGCCAGATCGGCATTGCCACCCATTTTATTGAGCGCCTTTCCGACCGCGAACAGCTTTGCCACGCGGTTCAGATTATCCCGCTCGAGGTGATCGTGCGAAACACTGTCGCCGGCACCATGGCAAAAAAATTCGGTATTGAGGAAGGCACCCGCCTTTCCCGCCCGATCATCGAATTTTCACTGAAAGATGATGACCTTGGTGACCCGCTTATTCCGGAAAATCATATTCTGGCGCTTGAAATTGCCACCGACGAGGAACTGATTGAAATTCTGGAAGCAACCGCAAAAATCAATGACTTCCTGCGCGGGCTTTTTGCCGGTATCGGGCTGGAACTGATTGATTTTAAACTGGAATATGGCCGCTTTAATGGTGAGGACGGCGAACAGTATCTGGTGCTTGCCGATGAATTTAGCCCGGACAACTGCCGCCTTTGGGATTTTGAAACCCGCGAAAAAATGGATAAGGACCGTTTCCGCCGTGATCTTGGCGGTGAAGTGGAAGCCTATCAGGAAGTGGCCCGCCGTCTTGGCATTTCGCTTGAAACTGAAGATAAATAA
- the purS gene encoding phosphoribosylformylglycinamidine synthase subunit PurS → MKARVHITLKNGVLDPQGKAIQHALEALGFSGVDDVRQGKYIELDLAETDRTKAEANVEEMCKKLLSNMVIENYTIDID, encoded by the coding sequence TTGAAAGCACGTGTACATATTACCTTAAAAAATGGCGTTCTCGACCCGCAGGGCAAAGCGATCCAGCATGCGCTGGAAGCGCTCGGCTTCAGCGGCGTTGATGATGTAAGACAGGGAAAATATATCGAGCTGGACCTGGCCGAAACCGACCGCACGAAGGCAGAAGCCAATGTTGAGGAAATGTGTAAAAAGCTTCTTTCCAACATGGTTATTGAAAATTACACCATCGATATCGATTAA
- the purQ gene encoding phosphoribosylformylglycinamidine synthase subunit PurQ, whose product MKSAVVTFPASNCDRDMFDALEKITGKRPHQIWHQDTEIPDVDLIALPGGFSFGDYLRCGAMAARSPAIKGIMAHAERGGNVIGICNGFQVLTEMGLLPGALMRNRSLKFVCKTVQLKVENSDTNFTNAYKSGQVIDIPVAHHDGNYFADTDTLSELEGEGRIAFRYVDKSGSATEAANPNGSQHNIAGIINKRGNILGMMPHPERLIEDAQGGKDGRGFFESIINRLN is encoded by the coding sequence ATGAAATCAGCTGTTGTTACCTTCCCTGCTTCCAACTGTGACCGGGATATGTTTGACGCGCTTGAAAAAATTACCGGGAAAAGGCCACATCAGATCTGGCATCAGGACACTGAAATTCCCGATGTTGACCTGATCGCCCTGCCGGGCGGTTTTTCATTTGGGGATTATCTGCGCTGTGGTGCCATGGCGGCACGCTCCCCGGCGATCAAGGGCATCATGGCCCATGCTGAACGCGGCGGCAATGTCATCGGTATCTGCAACGGTTTTCAGGTGCTGACTGAAATGGGGCTATTGCCCGGGGCGCTGATGCGCAACAGATCGCTTAAATTTGTCTGTAAAACCGTGCAGCTGAAAGTCGAAAATTCGGACACAAACTTCACTAACGCTTATAAATCCGGACAGGTGATTGATATTCCCGTTGCCCATCATGACGGCAATTATTTTGCGGATACTGATACCTTAAGCGAGCTTGAGGGCGAAGGACGGATCGCTTTCCGCTATGTCGATAAATCAGGAAGCGCAACGGAAGCCGCAAACCCCAACGGATCGCAGCATAATATTGCCGGGATTATCAATAAGCGCGGCAATATTCTTGGCATGATGCCGCATCCCGAAAGACTGATCGAAGATGCTCAAGGCGGCAAGGACGGCCGCGGCTTTTTTGAAAGCATCATCAACAGATTAAATTAA
- the purL gene encoding phosphoribosylformylglycinamidine synthase subunit PurL has product MTDIKWNNNPEITDELVKEHGLTADERALMVKILGRTPTLTELGIFSVMWSEHCSYKSSKLHLKTLPTKAPWVIHGPGENAGVIDIGDNQAAIFKMESHNHPSYIEPYQGAATGVGGILRDVFTMGARPIANMNALRFGRPDHPKMRHLLSGVVEGIGGYGNCVGVPTVGGETNFHPSYDGNILVNAMAVGLADQDKIFLSAAAGVGNPVIYVGSKTGRDGIHGATMASAEFTEDSEEKRPTVQVGDPFTEKLLIEACLELMSTDMVVAIQDMGAAGLTSSSVEMASGGGVGFTLNLDNVPQREQGMTPYEMMLSESQERMLVVLKPDRVAEAEAIFRKWDLDFAVIGHITDTGNLTLMFKGEVVADIPTQPLADNSPEYDRPWVKKQPPAKIDANDVAAPNDIGAALLKMVGSANLSSREWIWQQYDHQVMADTIQLPGGDAAVVRVHGTKKALAISTDCTPRYCYADPFEGGKQAVAETWRNVTAVGAQPMAITDCLNFGNPERPDIMGQFVGAIDGLREACTVLDYPVISGNVSLYNETNGTGIHPTPAIGGVGLLKDYSKMVTIAPKNDGDHILLVGESHGHIGCTQYLDIIEGREEGAPPPVDLKLERKNGDFVRGQIQNGNVTACHDISDGGLFIALAEMAMASGRGMDIKLNNGDIPLHAYGFGEDQARYILSVPSDKADAIMTAANNTTVHVEKIGTVGGNALDVENGFTISINELLDAHTSWMPNYMSNEV; this is encoded by the coding sequence ATGACTGACATAAAATGGAACAATAACCCGGAAATCACCGATGAACTGGTTAAGGAACATGGGCTGACCGCTGACGAGCGGGCGCTGATGGTCAAAATCCTGGGCCGGACACCGACGCTCACCGAGCTTGGGATTTTTTCGGTGATGTGGAGCGAACATTGTTCCTATAAATCATCAAAACTGCATCTTAAAACCCTGCCGACCAAGGCCCCATGGGTTATCCATGGTCCCGGTGAAAATGCCGGTGTGATTGATATCGGCGATAATCAGGCCGCCATTTTTAAAATGGAAAGCCATAACCACCCCTCCTATATCGAACCATATCAGGGTGCGGCAACCGGGGTTGGTGGCATTCTGCGTGATGTGTTTACCATGGGCGCGCGCCCCATTGCCAATATGAATGCGCTTCGCTTTGGTCGCCCTGATCATCCGAAAATGCGGCATTTGCTTAGCGGTGTGGTCGAGGGGATCGGCGGTTACGGCAACTGCGTCGGCGTGCCGACCGTGGGCGGTGAAACCAATTTCCATCCATCCTATGACGGCAATATCCTTGTTAATGCCATGGCCGTGGGCCTAGCCGATCAGGATAAAATATTCCTCTCCGCTGCGGCCGGGGTCGGAAACCCGGTAATTTATGTCGGCTCAAAAACCGGACGGGATGGTATCCACGGTGCCACCATGGCCTCCGCCGAATTTACCGAGGACAGCGAAGAAAAACGCCCGACCGTACAGGTCGGTGATCCCTTTACCGAAAAACTGCTGATTGAAGCCTGTCTTGAGCTGATGTCAACCGACATGGTTGTCGCCATTCAGGATATGGGCGCGGCGGGTCTTACGTCATCTTCTGTTGAAATGGCGTCCGGCGGCGGGGTTGGTTTTACCCTGAACCTTGATAATGTGCCACAGCGCGAGCAAGGCATGACCCCCTACGAAATGATGCTGTCCGAAAGCCAGGAACGCATGCTTGTGGTCCTTAAACCAGACCGCGTGGCAGAGGCAGAAGCCATTTTCCGCAAATGGGATCTTGATTTTGCCGTGATCGGCCATATTACCGATACGGGCAACCTGACCCTGATGTTTAAAGGTGAAGTGGTCGCCGATATCCCGACCCAGCCATTGGCCGACAACAGCCCGGAATATGATCGTCCGTGGGTGAAAAAACAGCCGCCCGCCAAAATTGACGCAAATGACGTTGCCGCGCCAAATGATATAGGGGCCGCGCTTCTTAAAATGGTCGGAAGCGCCAATCTTTCCAGCCGGGAATGGATCTGGCAGCAATATGACCATCAGGTGATGGCGGATACGATTCAGCTTCCCGGCGGCGATGCTGCCGTGGTGCGTGTTCACGGCACCAAAAAAGCACTGGCCATTTCCACCGACTGTACCCCGCGTTATTGTTATGCCGATCCGTTCGAGGGCGGTAAACAGGCCGTTGCCGAAACATGGCGCAATGTCACCGCTGTTGGTGCCCAGCCGATGGCGATTACCGACTGTCTTAATTTCGGCAATCCGGAACGCCCCGATATTATGGGGCAGTTTGTCGGTGCCATCGACGGCCTTCGTGAAGCCTGCACAGTGCTTGATTACCCGGTGATCAGCGGCAACGTATCGCTTTATAACGAAACCAACGGCACCGGCATTCACCCGACCCCGGCCATTGGCGGCGTCGGCCTGCTGAAAGACTATTCAAAAATGGTTACCATCGCCCCAAAAAATGATGGGGATCATATCCTGCTGGTCGGGGAAAGCCATGGCCATATCGGCTGCACACAGTATCTTGATATTATTGAAGGCCGCGAAGAAGGCGCGCCGCCGCCGGTTGACCTTAAACTAGAACGGAAAAATGGTGACTTTGTCCGTGGTCAGATCCAAAATGGTAATGTCACCGCCTGCCATGATATTTCCGATGGCGGACTGTTCATTGCTTTAGCCGAAATGGCGATGGCCTCCGGCCGCGGCATGGATATTAAACTGAATAACGGTGATATCCCGCTACACGCATACGGCTTTGGCGAGGATCAGGCAAGATACATTCTTTCCGTCCCGTCGGATAAGGCGGACGCCATTATGACAGCGGCCAATAACACCACCGTCCATGTCGAAAAAATCGGTACCGTCGGCGGTAATGCTCTTGATGTTGAAAATGGCTTTACTATATCTATAAATGAATTGCTTGACGCCCATACATCATGGATGCCAAACTATATGTCAAACGAAGTTTAG
- a CDS encoding BolA/IbaG family iron-sulfur metabolism protein → MALSAREIEKMILEILPGATVEVQDMRGDGSQFAAHVISEQFVGKNRVQQHQLVYKALEGKIGGELHALSLQTSAPK, encoded by the coding sequence ATGGCCCTGTCAGCCCGTGAAATTGAAAAAATGATATTGGAAATATTACCGGGGGCAACTGTCGAGGTACAGGATATGCGCGGGGACGGCAGCCAGTTCGCCGCCCATGTGATCTCTGAACAATTCGTTGGCAAAAACAGGGTACAACAACATCAATTGGTCTATAAGGCCCTTGAAGGAAAAATCGGCGGAGAACTGCATGCATTATCATTGCAGACATCCGCACCAAAATAA
- the grxD gene encoding Grx4 family monothiol glutaredoxin — translation MTNPVFDRIKNDVNAHDIVLYMKGDRMFPQCGFSATVVEILNYFNVDYQTHNVLQDESLRNGIKEFSDWPTIPQLYVKGEFIGGCDIVREMAANGELVAHFEAVGIEPKD, via the coding sequence ATGACAAATCCAGTATTCGACCGCATCAAAAATGATGTAAACGCGCATGACATCGTCCTTTATATGAAAGGCGACCGTATGTTCCCGCAGTGCGGCTTCTCTGCCACTGTGGTAGAGATCCTCAATTATTTCAATGTGGATTATCAGACCCACAATGTGCTTCAGGACGAAAGCCTGCGAAACGGTATTAAGGAATTTTCAGACTGGCCGACCATCCCCCAGCTTTATGTGAAGGGTGAATTTATCGGCGGTTGCGACATTGTCCGCGAAATGGCCGCCAATGGCGAACTCGTCGCCCATTTCGAGGCCGTCGGTATCGAGCCGAAAGACTAA
- a CDS encoding methyl-accepting chemotaxis protein — MNIISVFNNFRVSTKIWSLVGLAISGFIIILVTNIVSNNYEEISRNEARKGTSLELIQSHIEASSLMVRRREKDFFLRLETQYVDKYNQDMSTTIDWLNQAAEVTDQTKVIDAVLTLKDILERHRAQFKKVSGLWQEIGLTTQDGLYAVMQENVHALEEQLATLKNDALTVKMLMMRRHEKDFILRVETKDADGNLSNGPKYVASMLERQNEFKQILSKAKIPAAVKAELVEKLNTYLDAFDQYTTKRMQLVKETALLSNIYAESDAPFEILKVSATEISKAANDSYENVQMLAEITIYSVIGFFGLFCSVVAFLTIRTTVKPIVALESSLKLISGGDYESDVPGTAQKDELGSMARVIADLRDSAKERVILEEKARQDAEEKAEQEKQRLIKEQEEIRQKAALEKEAMEKREAQNQEVEKLISTFDNNIQETLLKLRASSTQMRSTAGEMVEVADSTGTQASSVSDASEKMQENVATMASAIEEFSASIREANQQIQSATRLSEGAVKATEAGTESIEKLSHASKTIENVVNLINDIAEQTNLLALNATIESARAGEAGKGFAVVANEVKSLATQTATATEDIKKHIEEMQSMSSGAVNSISAIKEAITNLNDVMLGISAAIEEQEAATSEISRNVQYTADGTRQVNEKIKQVSVNADMAGSASNDVMGAASELENISEIIAANVEGFLNEVKNIQKRAS, encoded by the coding sequence ATGAATATAATTTCAGTTTTTAATAACTTTCGCGTTTCAACAAAAATCTGGTCACTGGTCGGACTGGCGATTTCAGGATTTATCATCATTCTGGTGACAAATATTGTCTCCAATAACTATGAGGAAATTTCACGCAATGAAGCCAGAAAAGGCACATCGCTTGAGCTCATCCAATCCCATATAGAAGCAAGTTCACTTATGGTCAGACGGCGGGAAAAGGATTTCTTCCTGCGTCTTGAAACACAGTATGTCGATAAATACAATCAGGATATGTCAACGACGATTGACTGGCTGAACCAGGCTGCTGAAGTAACCGATCAGACAAAAGTCATTGATGCCGTACTGACATTAAAAGATATTCTGGAACGCCACCGTGCCCAGTTTAAAAAAGTGTCCGGCTTATGGCAGGAAATCGGTCTGACAACCCAGGACGGCTTATATGCCGTCATGCAGGAAAATGTTCATGCACTTGAAGAACAGCTGGCAACCCTTAAGAATGATGCCTTAACCGTCAAAATGCTGATGATGCGACGCCATGAAAAAGATTTTATTTTGCGCGTTGAAACCAAAGACGCGGACGGCAATCTGTCCAATGGTCCAAAATATGTGGCCAGTATGCTCGAGCGTCAGAATGAATTTAAGCAGATCCTCAGCAAAGCTAAAATTCCGGCAGCTGTTAAAGCCGAACTGGTGGAAAAATTAAATACCTATCTGGATGCCTTTGATCAATATACGACAAAACGCATGCAACTGGTTAAGGAAACAGCCTTACTATCAAATATTTACGCTGAGTCTGATGCACCGTTTGAAATATTGAAAGTAAGCGCCACTGAGATCAGCAAAGCCGCAAATGATAGCTACGAAAATGTACAGATGCTGGCAGAAATCACCATTTATTCGGTCATCGGATTTTTTGGCCTGTTCTGTTCTGTTGTGGCATTCCTGACCATCAGAACCACCGTTAAGCCTATCGTTGCGCTTGAATCTTCTTTGAAATTAATCTCGGGCGGGGATTATGAAAGTGACGTTCCCGGTACCGCCCAAAAAGACGAGCTGGGATCAATGGCGCGTGTTATTGCCGATCTGCGGGACAGCGCCAAAGAAAGGGTTATCCTGGAAGAAAAAGCACGTCAGGATGCCGAAGAAAAAGCAGAGCAGGAAAAACAGCGCCTGATAAAAGAACAGGAAGAAATCCGCCAAAAAGCCGCCCTCGAAAAAGAGGCGATGGAAAAACGCGAAGCGCAAAATCAGGAAGTTGAAAAACTGATCTCAACATTTGACAATAATATTCAGGAAACACTGTTGAAATTACGGGCCTCATCAACACAGATGCGCAGTACGGCCGGAGAAATGGTCGAAGTCGCCGACAGCACCGGCACACAGGCATCTTCTGTGAGTGATGCTTCTGAAAAAATGCAGGAAAATGTTGCAACAATGGCTTCCGCCATTGAGGAATTCTCAGCATCTATCAGGGAAGCAAACCAGCAGATCCAGTCCGCCACAAGGCTCTCCGAAGGGGCCGTTAAGGCAACGGAAGCGGGAACAGAGTCCATTGAAAAACTGTCGCACGCTTCCAAAACAATCGAGAATGTCGTTAATCTTATTAATGATATTGCCGAACAGACCAATCTTCTGGCGCTGAATGCGACAATTGAATCTGCGCGGGCGGGCGAAGCCGGCAAAGGATTTGCCGTGGTGGCCAATGAGGTTAAATCGCTTGCCACACAAACGGCAACCGCAACAGAAGACATCAAAAAGCATATTGAAGAAATGCAGTCAATGTCTTCCGGTGCCGTGAATTCCATAAGTGCCATTAAAGAAGCCATAACCAACCTTAATGATGTTATGCTTGGTATTTCTGCGGCGATTGAAGAACAGGAAGCGGCAACCAGCGAAATCAGTCGCAATGTTCAATATACGGCTGATGGCACCAGACAGGTAAATGAAAAAATTAAACAGGTTTCCGTCAATGCCGATATGGCCGGGTCTGCGTCCAATGACGTGATGGGTGCGGCATCAGAACTTGAAAATATTTCGGAAATAATTGCAGCCAATGTCGAAGGGTTCTTGAACGAAGTAAAAAATATACAGAAAAGAGCTTCGTAA
- a CDS encoding YqaE/Pmp3 family membrane protein has translation MSKLVIILLCIFLPPVAVFIMRGFSGALFLNIILVLLFFFPAVVHALWLALSDKKSI, from the coding sequence ATGAGCAAACTTGTCATCATTCTGTTGTGCATATTCCTGCCGCCAGTAGCTGTCTTTATCATGCGCGGATTTAGCGGGGCATTGTTTTTGAATATAATTCTCGTGCTGCTTTTCTTTTTTCCGGCTGTGGTTCATGCGCTCTGGCTTGCCCTTAGCGATAAAAAATCCATATAA